In one window of Blastopirellula marina DNA:
- a CDS encoding sulfite exporter TauE/SafE family protein, with protein sequence MILLLIPLVIFVAATVQGTIGFGYAIVSLSIFSYFLDFREANVIVALSVLAPLVSAVWAYWGELKTSLLLTCLAGALLGLPFGLYVFSVVDETWLIRGTGVLIFLLSAEGLWSMRSAGEVHQDGKTSWVWTVVAGIASGLLTGAVGMGGPPVAAYASRQAWSPRQIKVFLLAFTFLSATLRACGLAAAGWIHLAVLSYSLLAIPFALLGIFVGLKVSHNIDARLFRGLTMVALLLLSLGMIFRTSANEPTIEEETTSDMLPSVENVSSTRADQRRPGVVNYAAESTLPWRSAQR encoded by the coding sequence TTGATTCTGCTGCTGATTCCCTTGGTCATATTCGTTGCTGCCACAGTCCAGGGGACGATCGGCTTTGGATACGCGATCGTTAGTCTTTCGATCTTCTCTTACTTCCTCGACTTTCGCGAAGCGAACGTGATTGTCGCACTCAGCGTGCTCGCGCCACTGGTATCGGCAGTCTGGGCGTATTGGGGCGAACTCAAAACTAGCTTGCTACTGACCTGCCTTGCGGGTGCTCTACTAGGGCTTCCCTTTGGACTCTATGTATTCAGCGTGGTCGATGAAACGTGGTTGATCCGAGGGACAGGAGTTCTAATCTTTCTACTTTCCGCTGAGGGGCTCTGGTCGATGCGTTCGGCCGGGGAAGTTCACCAAGATGGAAAGACCTCTTGGGTGTGGACCGTAGTCGCAGGCATCGCAAGTGGCTTACTGACGGGTGCCGTGGGCATGGGGGGGCCACCCGTAGCGGCGTATGCTTCACGACAAGCGTGGTCACCAAGGCAGATCAAGGTGTTTTTACTTGCGTTCACCTTTCTTTCAGCCACGCTTCGAGCTTGTGGCTTAGCCGCAGCAGGCTGGATTCACTTGGCCGTGCTGAGTTATTCGCTCCTCGCGATTCCATTCGCCCTGTTGGGAATCTTTGTAGGGCTAAAGGTATCGCACAACATCGATGCCCGCTTATTCCGTGGGCTAACGATGGTAGCCTTGTTGCTGCTATCGCTCGGGATGATCTTTCGTACATCTGCGAACGAACCGACCATCGAAGAAGAAACCACCAGCGACATGTTACCGAGCGTTGAAAACGTCAGCTCAACAAGGGCCGATCAACGTAGGCCAGGCGTCGTTAACTACGCAGCGGAGTCGACATTGCCGTGGCGATCGGCACAAAGATAA
- a CDS encoding MFS transporter translates to MDSPSPTSRPWYYEVTRYQWLVLAIASAGWVFDVYEGQIFNITRHQMLTDILPTGELDVKDNVQWYGDMFLAIFLAGGTVGGLLAGSLADRFGRRPIMIATILMYSIFSGLTFFATELWHIASLRFLVAVGVGGEWAVAAALVSEVFPPKARAQASGIFHATSVLGLWLAAIAGMAVGANWQYAYLVGILPALLIVWVRSSVREPERWQEKKDAATATNQSGQLGSFRQLLLTDPWRFRAIMGMTLAAVGLGTFWAVSVSGQDLMRELLLRNHVSADEATQNAKFAYGIVQATGGGLGLFAFGPLAARFGRKRTFITFQLAALAIVPITCYLPQTYWQLLALLPLFGFLTLGIHAGYAIYFPELFPTHLRATGTSFCFNGGRVVAVPVLLTAGWLKSDLGLQLAVCLLALLFLLGVVIMLFLPETKGQELPE, encoded by the coding sequence ATGGATTCTCCCTCACCGACGTCACGGCCATGGTACTACGAAGTTACGCGTTACCAGTGGCTGGTCTTGGCAATTGCTTCGGCCGGCTGGGTGTTTGATGTCTACGAAGGCCAGATCTTCAACATCACGCGTCACCAGATGCTAACCGATATCCTTCCCACAGGGGAGTTGGACGTCAAGGATAACGTTCAGTGGTATGGTGATATGTTCCTGGCGATCTTTCTGGCTGGAGGAACCGTCGGAGGCTTGCTGGCAGGCTCGCTCGCCGATCGTTTTGGGCGTCGCCCAATCATGATCGCTACGATCTTGATGTATTCTATTTTCTCTGGACTCACATTTTTTGCCACCGAACTCTGGCACATCGCTTCGCTCCGATTTCTGGTGGCCGTGGGCGTGGGGGGAGAATGGGCCGTTGCTGCCGCGTTGGTTTCTGAAGTCTTCCCACCGAAAGCTCGGGCTCAAGCCTCGGGCATCTTTCATGCAACGAGTGTCCTAGGATTATGGTTAGCAGCGATTGCAGGGATGGCCGTGGGAGCGAACTGGCAATACGCCTACCTGGTTGGAATTTTGCCAGCGCTGCTCATTGTGTGGGTACGTTCTTCGGTGAGAGAACCGGAGCGGTGGCAAGAAAAGAAAGATGCCGCGACGGCAACGAATCAATCGGGACAACTCGGCAGTTTTCGTCAGCTACTGCTAACCGATCCCTGGCGATTTCGAGCGATCATGGGTATGACACTCGCGGCGGTCGGCTTAGGTACCTTTTGGGCTGTCAGCGTTTCTGGGCAAGATCTCATGCGTGAGCTTTTGCTTCGCAATCACGTTTCCGCCGACGAAGCGACTCAGAATGCCAAGTTTGCTTACGGTATAGTACAAGCGACCGGAGGTGGATTGGGATTGTTCGCTTTTGGTCCGCTGGCCGCTCGATTTGGTCGAAAGCGAACATTCATTACCTTTCAACTTGCTGCCTTAGCAATTGTGCCGATCACTTGCTACCTGCCGCAAACCTATTGGCAATTATTGGCTCTCTTGCCGCTGTTTGGCTTCCTAACTCTCGGAATCCATGCGGGTTATGCGATCTATTTTCCAGAACTCTTTCCAACACATTTGCGGGCAACGGGCACTAGCTTCTGTTTTAACGGCGGGCGTGTCGTCGCGGTCCCCGTATTGTTGACTGCAGGCTGGTTGAAATCAGATTTGGGTCTGCAACTGGCAGTTTGTTTGCTGGCCCTTCTCTTCTTGTTGGGGGTGGTGATCATGTTGTTTTTGCCAGAAACTAAGGGACAGGAACTGCCTGAATAA
- a CDS encoding Gfo/Idh/MocA family protein, which yields MTPSPLRFGVIGFGAWGKCHAGAIHNTAGAEVAAIAAKSENTCAEGRQLYPDAAVYSDYRQLLDQADIDVVHVVVPSYLHFDIAKSVLESGKHLLLEKPMCLTISECQALNQLAQEKQLQLAVGHELRLSSLWSRVKQEIDSGAIGEPQYALVELSRKPYRLGADGWRYDIDRVGNWILEEPIHFFDLARWYLSSAGKPTSLYATANSRQAGHPELQDNFSAIVNFDGGKYAVVSQSLSMFEHHQTAKVAGTEGSLWASWSGAMDRTRHPSFFLKASNGETVREIPIEKITGEIFELEDQVAMLIDAIQNGKPLSATAEDGMWSVGMCLAAQKSVDTGQPIKMTDII from the coding sequence ATGACACCGTCCCCTCTTCGTTTTGGCGTCATTGGATTTGGTGCTTGGGGTAAATGCCACGCCGGAGCCATCCACAATACAGCCGGTGCCGAAGTCGCGGCGATTGCTGCCAAATCGGAAAACACATGTGCCGAGGGACGTCAGTTATATCCCGACGCCGCAGTCTACTCAGATTATCGACAACTCTTAGACCAGGCCGATATCGATGTGGTTCACGTCGTCGTCCCTAGCTATTTACACTTTGACATTGCGAAATCAGTACTCGAGTCAGGCAAGCACTTGCTACTAGAAAAGCCGATGTGCCTCACGATCTCTGAGTGCCAGGCGTTGAACCAACTCGCTCAGGAAAAGCAGCTGCAACTGGCCGTTGGTCACGAATTGCGACTTTCATCTCTCTGGTCGCGCGTAAAGCAAGAGATAGATTCCGGTGCGATTGGCGAACCGCAATATGCATTGGTGGAGTTATCTCGAAAGCCTTATCGACTCGGAGCAGATGGCTGGCGTTACGATATTGATCGCGTTGGTAATTGGATCCTGGAAGAACCGATTCACTTCTTCGATTTGGCACGTTGGTATCTAAGCTCTGCTGGCAAGCCGACTTCGCTTTACGCGACGGCGAACTCACGCCAGGCAGGTCACCCAGAACTGCAAGACAATTTCAGTGCGATCGTAAACTTCGATGGCGGCAAATACGCCGTTGTGTCGCAATCGCTTTCGATGTTCGAGCATCATCAAACGGCCAAGGTCGCCGGCACCGAAGGTTCGTTGTGGGCAAGTTGGAGTGGAGCCATGGATCGCACACGTCATCCCAGCTTCTTCCTGAAAGCATCCAATGGTGAAACGGTCCGAGAAATTCCTATCGAAAAGATCACTGGCGAGATCTTTGAATTGGAAGACCAAGTCGCCATGCTGATTGATGCCATCCAAAACGGGAAACCACTCTCTGCAACAGCCGAAGACGGCATGTGGTCAGTCGGTATGTGTCTGGCCGCCCAAAAATCAGTCGATACCGGTCAACCGATTAAGATGACGGACATTATTTGA
- a CDS encoding TauD/TfdA family dioxygenase, which yields MTDHRLTVSPTRVPEQQIYDGEVFPLVLGCESPSATLDDVVRWAEENRDQLEQQCQKHGAILFRGFPLHEPEDFDRFIAAFDLENFPYEVSLSNAVRTNFTPRVFSANEAPSSVTIFLHHEMAQTPIFPSKLFFCCWQPAEEGGATPLCRSDILFQQIEERFPQFAHDCETKGLKYSNTMPAANDASSGMGRSWQSTFRVETREEAQQRMTDYGYTWEWQEDGSLRATTPVLPAVREVSPGRKVFFNQLIAAFCGWKDSRNDASKSITFGDGQPLDRETVMEIADMAEQLTFDLPWQAGDIALVDNFLVMHGRRTFSGPRKILASLLVMGQHAHA from the coding sequence ATGACCGATCATCGGTTAACCGTTTCGCCGACACGTGTGCCAGAACAACAAATCTATGACGGGGAGGTCTTCCCTTTAGTTCTCGGCTGCGAGTCGCCATCCGCCACACTCGATGATGTGGTGCGTTGGGCTGAGGAGAATCGCGACCAGCTTGAGCAACAATGTCAGAAGCATGGTGCTATCTTATTCCGTGGCTTCCCGTTGCACGAACCAGAAGATTTCGATCGTTTTATCGCTGCGTTCGACTTAGAGAACTTTCCTTACGAGGTTTCTCTTTCCAATGCAGTTCGGACCAACTTCACGCCGCGTGTTTTCTCGGCCAATGAAGCTCCCTCGTCCGTGACCATCTTTTTGCATCACGAGATGGCTCAAACTCCCATCTTCCCCAGCAAATTGTTCTTCTGTTGTTGGCAACCAGCCGAGGAAGGTGGGGCCACACCACTTTGCCGTTCCGACATCCTTTTTCAACAGATTGAAGAAAGGTTCCCTCAATTCGCGCATGACTGCGAAACTAAAGGGTTGAAATACAGCAATACCATGCCAGCGGCAAACGATGCTTCATCCGGTATGGGGCGGAGCTGGCAAAGCACCTTTCGTGTGGAAACACGCGAAGAAGCGCAGCAGCGGATGACCGACTACGGCTACACCTGGGAGTGGCAAGAGGATGGCAGCCTTCGCGCGACGACGCCTGTATTGCCAGCCGTCCGTGAGGTATCGCCTGGGCGAAAGGTCTTTTTCAATCAATTAATTGCTGCGTTCTGTGGTTGGAAGGACAGCCGCAATGACGCTTCGAAATCAATCACATTCGGCGACGGACAGCCGCTTGATCGAGAAACGGTCATGGAAATCGCGGACATGGCCGAGCAGTTGACGTTCGATCTTCCCTGGCAAGCCGGCGATATCGCCCTGGTCGACAACTTCCTTGTAATGCACGGTCGACGAACCTTCAGCGGACCTCGAAAGATCTTGGCATCGCTATTGGTGATGGGTCAACACGCTCATGCTTGA
- a CDS encoding ROK family transcriptional regulator: MKAVKTKQNAIAEAESELIRLVRQSESVSRVELARQLNLAPSTVGLYVDRLVSEGYLQEGRKAVRGAGRPRTILELDPQAGHFIGVDFEASQIAITSVDFSQKVHQQEVIRILASDSAKQVVDKIESGIRAIADSDRLLGIGIGVPGVIDHAQGIAVHYEHIPSWHNISLVGHFTQLFEVPVYIENNIRAMALAEQWFGSARGVSDFVCLGIRSGIGAGVVIDGRLHTGRDGLAGEIGNWPCRRATRQSQEILPLEQIASVRAILSELAEQTMAGADTMLTLKRNRIVLEDMLHAAEENDPLVLKALTQAATAVGQVIAQISLLLNPQLMIVAGPLAKLSETFLEPLRNVVNPLSSTKHAKAPQIVASQFGMYGGALGAAALAVHQWKPDR, from the coding sequence ATGAAGGCTGTCAAGACGAAGCAAAACGCGATCGCGGAAGCCGAGTCGGAGTTGATTCGCTTGGTCCGTCAGTCCGAATCGGTCTCGCGCGTTGAGCTTGCACGTCAATTGAACCTGGCCCCTTCGACGGTTGGCCTCTACGTCGATCGACTTGTCAGCGAAGGATATTTACAGGAAGGCCGTAAAGCAGTTCGTGGCGCCGGTCGGCCGCGAACGATCCTCGAACTCGATCCGCAAGCTGGGCACTTTATTGGTGTCGATTTTGAAGCTTCGCAGATTGCCATCACATCCGTCGACTTCTCACAGAAAGTTCACCAGCAAGAGGTCATTCGCATTCTTGCATCCGATTCGGCGAAACAGGTTGTCGACAAGATTGAATCTGGTATTCGCGCCATCGCTGACTCAGATCGCCTGTTAGGAATTGGAATCGGTGTACCTGGCGTCATCGATCATGCCCAGGGGATCGCCGTCCACTACGAACATATTCCGAGTTGGCACAATATCTCGTTGGTTGGTCACTTTACTCAACTATTTGAGGTGCCAGTCTACATCGAAAACAACATCCGCGCCATGGCTTTGGCGGAACAATGGTTTGGTTCGGCCCGCGGTGTGAGCGACTTTGTTTGTCTCGGGATTCGTAGTGGCATCGGAGCTGGTGTGGTGATCGATGGACGCCTTCATACCGGACGCGACGGCTTAGCAGGTGAGATCGGGAACTGGCCATGTCGGCGAGCCACGCGTCAATCGCAAGAGATACTCCCGCTCGAACAAATCGCCTCGGTACGTGCGATTCTCTCGGAACTAGCTGAGCAAACCATGGCTGGCGCAGACACGATGCTGACCCTCAAACGCAATAGAATCGTTCTGGAAGACATGCTTCACGCGGCGGAAGAGAACGATCCATTGGTGCTTAAAGCACTAACTCAGGCTGCGACGGCCGTGGGTCAAGTGATTGCTCAGATCAGCTTGCTGCTCAATCCTCAGTTAATGATCGTCGCTGGACCACTAGCCAAACTAAGTGAAACTTTTCTGGAACCGCTCCGCAATGTCGTGAATCCGCTATCAAGCACCAAACACGCCAAAGCTCCTCAGATTGTTGCATCGCAGTTCGGCATGTATGGCGGAGCCCTCGGAGCCGCCGCATTAGCCGTTCACCAATGGAAACCAGATCGTTAA
- a CDS encoding Gfo/Idh/MocA family protein: MSSAPRHVSRRTFLAVGAASISMPSIVPNFANAAPGERINVGVIGLGSRGFNLIDDLLAASDAQIVAVCDVDKLHYRDQPWGEGRKFGLKAAQEYIEQKSGSRSGVSGYSDYHEVCSREDIDAVIVATPDHWHAICTLEALQNGKDVYCEKPVTHTFREGQTVYQEVANQKAIFQTGSQQRSDWRFRRAVELVRNGHLGRIQSIEVGLPPGYEAPQGDPKVTLPPEHLDYDFWCGPAPKLPYTRARHHRWWRGHRAFGGGVLMDWIGHHNDIAHWALDLDHSGPTRVEAVGWTFPQTNIYNTPHHYEIRCEYANGTKSSIGNGHPIGTRFVGDEGWAFVTRGKITASRMEWTDPNYDPGQEKVYESDNHMRNFLNGVRSRTACICPAETGHRSITPGHLAYVSQKLNRPLNWNPEEEVVIEDSDANKLLQAQDYREPWG; encoded by the coding sequence ATGTCATCTGCTCCTCGCCATGTGTCTCGTCGTACGTTTCTAGCCGTAGGAGCCGCATCGATATCGATGCCCTCGATCGTGCCGAACTTTGCCAACGCTGCCCCAGGCGAGCGAATCAATGTTGGCGTTATTGGACTTGGCTCGAGGGGGTTCAATTTAATTGATGACCTTTTAGCGGCATCCGATGCGCAGATCGTGGCCGTTTGCGATGTCGATAAGTTGCACTATCGAGATCAGCCTTGGGGTGAGGGGCGAAAGTTCGGACTGAAAGCAGCTCAAGAGTACATTGAGCAAAAATCGGGATCCCGAAGTGGCGTATCCGGGTATAGTGACTATCACGAAGTCTGCTCACGCGAAGATATTGATGCCGTTATCGTGGCGACCCCTGATCACTGGCATGCGATCTGTACGTTGGAAGCACTTCAGAACGGGAAAGATGTGTACTGCGAAAAGCCAGTGACGCATACGTTTCGTGAGGGTCAAACGGTTTATCAGGAAGTCGCCAATCAGAAAGCCATCTTCCAAACGGGAAGTCAGCAGCGAAGTGATTGGCGATTTCGCCGAGCGGTAGAACTCGTGCGTAATGGGCATCTAGGCAGAATTCAATCGATCGAAGTCGGCTTACCACCGGGCTACGAAGCACCTCAAGGAGACCCCAAGGTCACTCTTCCGCCAGAACATCTCGACTACGACTTTTGGTGTGGTCCTGCTCCGAAATTGCCCTACACGCGTGCTCGGCATCATCGGTGGTGGCGTGGGCATCGGGCATTTGGTGGCGGTGTGCTGATGGACTGGATCGGTCACCACAACGACATCGCACATTGGGCCCTCGACCTCGATCACTCAGGGCCAACTCGCGTCGAGGCGGTCGGCTGGACGTTCCCACAGACCAACATTTACAACACACCACATCATTATGAAATCAGATGCGAATACGCCAACGGTACAAAAAGTTCGATTGGTAATGGGCATCCTATCGGAACACGCTTCGTTGGTGACGAAGGTTGGGCGTTTGTCACGCGAGGAAAAATTACGGCCTCTAGAATGGAATGGACCGACCCGAATTACGATCCTGGCCAGGAAAAGGTTTATGAATCCGACAATCACATGCGAAACTTCTTAAATGGGGTACGCAGCCGCACGGCATGTATCTGCCCAGCTGAGACGGGACATCGTTCGATCACGCCTGGGCATCTGGCCTATGTATCACAGAAGCTAAACCGCCCACTGAATTGGAATCCAGAAGAGGAAGTAGTTATCGAAGATTCAGATGCTAATAAGCTTCTGCAAGCTCAAGACTATCGCGAGCCTTGGGGATAA
- a CDS encoding serine hydrolase domain-containing protein has translation MKSLAACLIVLLFVGPQLAIAQETRLPRATPESQGVSSQSLLEYIETADREVNSMHSFMLVRHGKVVAEAWWKPESADQPHILWSLSKSFTSTAVGLAVEEGKLSIDDPVLKFFPDDAPEQPSANLKAMRVRDLLTMNAGHQDELNWREQSNWVKAFLAHPVPHKPGTHFRYNTPATYMLSAIVQKVTGETVLEYLTPRLFEPLGIDKPTWETCPQGISIGGYGLYLRTEDIAKFGQLYLQKGKWNGKQLLPESWIDLATSKQVSNGSNPDSDWDQGYGFQFWQCRHGAFRGDGKDGQFCIVLPEQDAVIAITANTGNMQAELNVVWDKLLPAFRDDALPKDAKAQEKLKSAISELKASR, from the coding sequence TTCCGCGTGCGACACCTGAATCGCAAGGAGTATCTTCCCAGTCACTTCTGGAATATATCGAAACGGCAGACCGTGAAGTGAACTCGATGCACAGCTTCATGCTCGTTCGACATGGCAAAGTTGTCGCGGAAGCATGGTGGAAACCAGAGTCCGCCGACCAGCCTCATATTCTGTGGTCGCTAAGTAAAAGCTTTACGTCCACTGCGGTAGGTCTCGCAGTCGAAGAAGGAAAGCTAAGCATTGACGATCCAGTTCTCAAGTTCTTTCCTGATGATGCTCCCGAACAACCGTCCGCAAATCTCAAAGCGATGCGAGTTCGAGATCTCCTGACGATGAATGCGGGCCATCAGGATGAGCTCAACTGGCGAGAGCAATCAAATTGGGTGAAAGCCTTTCTTGCCCACCCTGTGCCCCACAAGCCTGGGACCCACTTTCGATACAATACTCCGGCTACTTACATGCTCTCGGCCATCGTACAGAAGGTCACCGGCGAGACCGTGTTGGAGTACCTCACGCCTCGACTCTTCGAGCCGCTAGGGATCGACAAACCGACTTGGGAAACGTGCCCCCAAGGGATTTCAATTGGCGGATACGGACTCTATCTGCGCACTGAAGACATTGCTAAGTTTGGCCAACTATATCTTCAAAAAGGGAAATGGAACGGCAAACAGCTACTGCCTGAATCATGGATCGATCTGGCAACCTCCAAGCAGGTTTCCAATGGGAGTAACCCCGATAGCGACTGGGACCAAGGCTATGGCTTTCAATTCTGGCAGTGCCGACACGGGGCGTTTCGCGGCGACGGTAAGGATGGCCAGTTCTGCATCGTGCTGCCTGAACAAGACGCGGTCATTGCAATCACCGCCAACACCGGCAACATGCAGGCAGAATTGAACGTTGTATGGGACAAGCTTCTACCAGCATTTCGTGACGACGCGTTGCCGAAAGATGCGAAGGCTCAAGAGAAACTCAAGAGCGCGATATCAGAATTGAAAGCTTCTCGATAA